One Pygocentrus nattereri isolate fPygNat1 chromosome 23, fPygNat1.pri, whole genome shotgun sequence genomic window carries:
- the coq4 gene encoding ubiquinone biosynthesis protein COQ4 homolog, mitochondrial isoform X2: MLYPGHIQTSPLQKALLAVGSGVAALQNPYRHDMVAVLGETTGHMALIKLRNRMRNDPEGYTILTERPRIRLSTLDISSMSTLPDGSLGREYLRFLDENKVTPDTRADVKFVDDEELAYVMQRYREVHDLLHTLLGMPTNMLGEVAVKWFEAAQTGLPMCILGAALGPLRLSISRLQKLMGSLGPWALRSGSRARCVLSVFYERRWEQNLEELREELNIEPPPIKLSAKSKKGS; encoded by the exons ATGTTATATCCAGGCCACATCCAAACCAGCCCTCTTCAAAAAGCTCTGCTGGCTGTGGGATCTGGAGTAGCTGCTCTGCAGAATCCCTACAGACACG ATATGGTGGCAGTGCTTGGGGAGACAACCGGGCACATGGCCCTGATCAAATTAAGGAACAGGATGAGGAATGACCCTGAAGGTTACACCATTCTCAC agAACGTCCAAGGATCCGCCTGTCTACGCTGGACATTTCTAGTATGTCCACCCTTCCTGATGGTTCTCTAGGAAGAGAATATCTCAGATTCCTGGATGAGAAT AAAGTCACGCCTGACACACGTGCTGATGTGAAATTTGTTGATGATGAAGAACTAGCATATGTGATGCAGCGATACAGAGAAGTGCATGATCTACTGCATACATTGCTAGGCATGCCAACCAATATGCTTG GTGAAGTTGCAGTCAAGTGGTTTGAGGCTGCTCAGACAGGTCTTCCCATGTGCATTCTGGGAGCAGCCCTGGGTCCACTTCGTCTATCCATCAG tcGTCTCCAAAAGCTCATGGGGTCTCTTGGGCCATGGGCTTTGCGCAGTGGCAGCCGTGCGCGTTGTGTACTGAGTGTTTTCTATGAGCGACGCTGGGAGCAGAACCTGGAAGAACTCAGAGAGGAGCTCAACATAGAGCCACCACCCATCAAGCTGTCTGCGAAGAGCAAGAAAGGGTCCTAG
- the coq4 gene encoding ubiquinone biosynthesis protein COQ4 homolog, mitochondrial isoform X1, translated as MAAFKLPRYTYNVASLSVNGKFLARQQHTIWSSDHHYGMLYPGHIQTSPLQKALLAVGSGVAALQNPYRHDMVAVLGETTGHMALIKLRNRMRNDPEGYTILTERPRIRLSTLDISSMSTLPDGSLGREYLRFLDENKVTPDTRADVKFVDDEELAYVMQRYREVHDLLHTLLGMPTNMLGEVAVKWFEAAQTGLPMCILGAALGPLRLSISRLQKLMGSLGPWALRSGSRARCVLSVFYERRWEQNLEELREELNIEPPPIKLSAKSKKGS; from the exons ATGGCTGCGTTTAAATTACCACGATATACTTACAATGTCGCGTCTCTCTCCGTTAACGGCAAAT TTTTGGCCAggcagcagcacaccatctggAGTTCAGACCACCACTATGGCATGTTATATCCAGGCCACATCCAAACCAGCCCTCTTCAAAAAGCTCTGCTGGCTGTGGGATCTGGAGTAGCTGCTCTGCAGAATCCCTACAGACACG ATATGGTGGCAGTGCTTGGGGAGACAACCGGGCACATGGCCCTGATCAAATTAAGGAACAGGATGAGGAATGACCCTGAAGGTTACACCATTCTCAC agAACGTCCAAGGATCCGCCTGTCTACGCTGGACATTTCTAGTATGTCCACCCTTCCTGATGGTTCTCTAGGAAGAGAATATCTCAGATTCCTGGATGAGAAT AAAGTCACGCCTGACACACGTGCTGATGTGAAATTTGTTGATGATGAAGAACTAGCATATGTGATGCAGCGATACAGAGAAGTGCATGATCTACTGCATACATTGCTAGGCATGCCAACCAATATGCTTG GTGAAGTTGCAGTCAAGTGGTTTGAGGCTGCTCAGACAGGTCTTCCCATGTGCATTCTGGGAGCAGCCCTGGGTCCACTTCGTCTATCCATCAG tcGTCTCCAAAAGCTCATGGGGTCTCTTGGGCCATGGGCTTTGCGCAGTGGCAGCCGTGCGCGTTGTGTACTGAGTGTTTTCTATGAGCGACGCTGGGAGCAGAACCTGGAAGAACTCAGAGAGGAGCTCAACATAGAGCCACCACCCATCAAGCTGTCTGCGAAGAGCAAGAAAGGGTCCTAG